One part of the Vicia villosa cultivar HV-30 ecotype Madison, WI linkage group LG6, Vvil1.0, whole genome shotgun sequence genome encodes these proteins:
- the LOC131612979 gene encoding indole-3-acetic acid-induced protein ARG2-like → MARSFANVKVVSTILLDGFSNTLTRRGYSAATESATRGVVGAIGNKMGGTKLGEEKGASTYKVSWVPDPVTGYYKPENIKDVDVADLRAKLLRKELNK, encoded by the exons ATGGCTCGCTCTTTCGCTAACGTTAAGGTTGTCTCTACTATCCTCCTCGACGGTTTTTCCAACACTCTTACAAG ACGAGGTTACTCTGCCGCAACAGAAAGTGCAACGAGGGGAGTGGTTGGGGCAATTGGCAACAAGATGGGAGGCACAAAGTTAGGAGAAGAGAAAGGAGCTTCTACTTATAAGGTTTCATGGGTTCCAGATCCTGTCACTGGTTACTACAAACCTGAGAACATTAAGGATGTCGATGTTGCTGATTTAAGAGCTAAGCTGCTTCGCAAAGAACTCAACAAATAA